In Hypomesus transpacificus isolate Combined female unplaced genomic scaffold, fHypTra1 scaffold_213, whole genome shotgun sequence, a single window of DNA contains:
- the thg1l gene encoding probable tRNA(His) guanylyltransferase isoform X2, translated as MLSLVTHRLTGYVNPCVGSSVARFCTSRARMAKSKFEYVRIFETDDTCLRNCYIVVRLDGRNFHKFAEQHKFAKPNDDRALGLMTRSARSVMEELEDIVLAYGQSDEFSFVFKRTSNWFKRRASKLMTHVASQFSSSYVFYWKDHFGEEPLLYPPGFDGRVVLYPSNRNLRDYVSWRQADCHINNLYNTVFWTLVQRGGLTTVQAEESLKPYILMGQLERETGKERESERGGCAGNDLSQICTQPPCIRHQP; from the exons ATGCTATCGCTGGTCACGCACAGACTTACTGGATACGTAAATCCTTGCGTCGGTTCGTCCGTGGCACGATTCTGTACCAGCCGTGCCAGAATGGCCAAGAGCAAGTTTGAGTACGTTCGCATCTTTGAAACAGATGACACGTGTTTGCGAAACTGCTACATTGTTGTACGACTGGATGGACGCAACTTCCACAA GTTTGCGGAGCAGCACAAATTCGCCAAGCCCAATGACGACAGAGCGCTGGGCCTGATGACACGCAGCGCTCGCTCAgtcatggaggagctggaggacataGTTCTGGCCTACGGACAGAGCGATGAGTTCAGTTTCGTGTTCAAGAGGACCTCCAACTGGTTCAAGAGGAGAGCCAG TAAGCTGATGACCCATGTGGCGTCccagttctcctcctcctatgTGTTTTACTGGAAGGACCACTTCGGGGAAGagcccctcctctacccccccgGCTTCGATGGCAGGGTGGTCCTGTATCCTAGCAACCGTAACCTGAGAGACTATGTGAGCTGGAGGCAAGCCGACT GTCACATCAACAACTTGTACAACACAGTGTTCTGGACCTTGGTTCAGAGGGGCGGGCTCACAACAGTACAAGCAGAGGAGAGCTTAAAG CCTTATATCTTGATGggacagttggagagagagacaggaaaggagcgagagagcgagaggggaggATGTGCAGGAAATGACCTCAGCCAGATTTGCACCCAGCCCCCCTGCATAAGGCATCAACCTTAG
- the thg1l gene encoding probable tRNA(His) guanylyltransferase isoform X1: MLSLVTHRLTGYVNPCVGSSVARFCTSRARMAKSKFEYVRIFETDDTCLRNCYIVVRLDGRNFHKFAEQHKFAKPNDDRALGLMTRSARSVMEELEDIVLAYGQSDEFSFVFKRTSNWFKRRASKLMTHVASQFSSSYVFYWKDHFGEEPLLYPPGFDGRVVLYPSNRNLRDYVSWRQADCHINNLYNTVFWTLVQRGGLTTVQAEESLKGTLAADKNEILFSEFDINYNKEPLVHRKGTALIWEKHEETVTKRVKLPNEEEEKEVLVVRPRRRVHAHHCDLIGEEFWEEHPDILEDDGC, translated from the exons ATGCTATCGCTGGTCACGCACAGACTTACTGGATACGTAAATCCTTGCGTCGGTTCGTCCGTGGCACGATTCTGTACCAGCCGTGCCAGAATGGCCAAGAGCAAGTTTGAGTACGTTCGCATCTTTGAAACAGATGACACGTGTTTGCGAAACTGCTACATTGTTGTACGACTGGATGGACGCAACTTCCACAA GTTTGCGGAGCAGCACAAATTCGCCAAGCCCAATGACGACAGAGCGCTGGGCCTGATGACACGCAGCGCTCGCTCAgtcatggaggagctggaggacataGTTCTGGCCTACGGACAGAGCGATGAGTTCAGTTTCGTGTTCAAGAGGACCTCCAACTGGTTCAAGAGGAGAGCCAG TAAGCTGATGACCCATGTGGCGTCccagttctcctcctcctatgTGTTTTACTGGAAGGACCACTTCGGGGAAGagcccctcctctacccccccgGCTTCGATGGCAGGGTGGTCCTGTATCCTAGCAACCGTAACCTGAGAGACTATGTGAGCTGGAGGCAAGCCGACT GTCACATCAACAACTTGTACAACACAGTGTTCTGGACCTTGGTTCAGAGGGGCGGGCTCACAACAGTACAAGCAGAGGAGAGCTTAAAG GGAACGCTGGCTGCAGATAAGAACGAGATCCTGTTCTCCGAGTTTGACATCAACTACAACAAAGAGCCTCTGGTGCACCGGAAGGGCACAGCGCTCATCTGGGAGAAG caCGAAGAGACAGTCACCAAACGGGTGAAGCTTCcgaacgaggaggaggagaaggaggtgctGGTGGTCCGCCCCCGGAGGAGGGTCCACGCCCACCACTGTGACCTCATAGGGGAGGAGTTCTGGGAAGAGCATCCTGACATCCTGGAGGACGACGGCTGCTGA
- the lsm11 gene encoding U7 snRNA-associated Sm-like protein LSm11 codes for MEERERREESYPESESYPESKSKDKSQPVSSTPQRTEKDSTTNRDTKEEDFGANQDEDVGAKLDVSSDKFDPLLALYSPAVTLPFPNIKCFNNIAEYESFLKGGRGRAKPENVEKKKRKASKGVVDPERIERLRKLMVNNVPEGDEGASQTQRSRRHQRAAKNVLTRMPLHKGSPLGQLHRCVEERIRVKVHIRTFKGLRGVCSGFIVAFDKFWNMAMVDVDETYREPLLGEAFYHEKALTVTRLMEKLKIQEGPEGGERKHTAKGKTRALQPQPQPQPPPESQAGQKSASQPYGKVHTRHINQLFIRGENVLVVNLQPC; via the exons atggaggagagggaacgaAGAGAGGAGAGTTATCCGGAATCAGAGAGTTATCCGGAATCAAAGAGTAAAGACAAATCCCAACCAGTTTCTAGCACTCCTCAAAGAACGGAAAAGGATTCGACTACGAATCGGGATACTAAAGAAGAAGACTTTGGTGCTAACCAGGACGAGGACGTTGGTGCAAAATTGGACGTGAGCTCAGATAAGTTTGATCCACTTCTGGCCTTGTACTCGCCAGCAGTGACTCTTCCTTTTCCTAACATCAAGTGCTTCAACAACATAGCCGAGTATGAGAGTTTTCTGAAGGGGGGACGGGGCAGAGCTAAGCCGGAAAATGTGGAGAAAAAGAAGCGTAAAGCGAGTAAGGGGGTGGTGGACCCCGAGCGCATTGAGAGACTGAGGAAACTCATGGTAAACAACGTTCCTGAAGGAGACGAAGGCGCCAGTCAAACTCAGAGGTCTAGAAGGCACCAGAGGGCTGCTAAAAATGTCCTGACAAGGATGCCTC TACATAAAGGCAGTCCACTGGGACAGCTGCACCGCTGTGTTGAGGAGAGGATAAGGGTCAAAGTTCACATCAGAACATTCAAGGGTCTTCGAGGAGTGTGCTCCGGCTTCATAGTGGCTTTTGATAAGTTCTGGAACATG GCGATGGTGGATGTTGACGAGACATACAGGGAGCCCCTTCTAGGAGAGGCCTTCTACCATGAGAAGGCCCTCACCGTCACGCGG CTGATGGAGAAGCTGAAAATCCAGGAGGGCCCAgaagggggtgagaggaagCACACAGCCAAGGGAAAAACCAGAGCCctacagcctcagccccagccccagcccccacccgaGAGCCAGGCGGGTCAGAAGAGTGCGTCCCAGCCCTATGGGAAGGTCCACACGCGCCACATCAACCAGCTCTTCATACGGGGAGAGAACGTGCTGGTGGTTAACCTCCAGCCTTGCTGA